A region of Candidatus Desulfarcum epimagneticum DNA encodes the following proteins:
- a CDS encoding (4Fe-4S)-binding protein: protein MIISVASGKGGTGKTTVATNLVFSLAGELKGRVQILDCDVEEPNAHLFIKPRMEKTETVYAPVPEIDEDKCVFCGKCAEICRFNAIAMVGKTILSFPELCHSCGGCVEVCPEGAVSETGRELGILESGSRGKMAFVHGKLRVGEAMSPPLIKKVRSLTDPDAVSIIDAPPGTSCPVIAATRGSDFVLMATEPTPFGLHDLKLGVEAVRELDLPCGLVINRCDVGNDDVREYARKEGIPVLMEIPFDRDIARMYSRGEMAAEKAPLWREKFVALFEKIAGIIKK from the coding sequence ATGATTATCAGCGTGGCGAGCGGAAAAGGGGGAACGGGAAAAACCACGGTGGCGACCAACCTGGTCTTCTCCCTGGCCGGCGAGTTGAAGGGCCGGGTTCAGATTCTGGACTGCGACGTGGAGGAGCCCAACGCCCATCTTTTCATCAAACCCCGGATGGAAAAAACCGAGACCGTTTACGCCCCGGTTCCCGAGATTGACGAGGACAAATGCGTGTTCTGCGGCAAGTGCGCCGAAATCTGCCGGTTCAACGCCATCGCCATGGTCGGGAAAACCATCCTTTCCTTTCCCGAGCTGTGCCACAGCTGCGGGGGATGCGTGGAGGTATGCCCGGAAGGGGCCGTGTCGGAAACCGGCCGGGAACTGGGGATTCTGGAGTCGGGATCAAGAGGAAAGATGGCCTTTGTCCATGGCAAACTCAGGGTGGGGGAGGCCATGTCGCCTCCTTTGATCAAAAAGGTCCGCTCCCTCACGGACCCGGACGCTGTTTCCATCATTGACGCGCCCCCGGGAACCTCCTGCCCGGTGATTGCGGCGACCCGGGGCTCGGATTTCGTCCTGATGGCGACCGAGCCCACCCCCTTCGGGCTGCATGACTTGAAACTGGGGGTGGAGGCCGTGAGGGAGTTGGATCTTCCCTGCGGGCTGGTCATCAACCGGTGCGACGTGGGAAACGACGATGTCCGGGAATATGCCCGAAAGGAAGGCATTCCCGTTCTGATGGAGATCCCCTTTGACCGGGACATCGCCCGCATGTATTCCAGGGGGGAAATGGCGGCGGAAAAGGCGCCCCTGTGGAGAGAAAAATTCGTGGCGCTTTTTGAAAAGATCGCGGGGATTATCAAAAAATGA
- a CDS encoding Response regulator receiver protein, giving the protein MIQILVASSRRDDFSGFEKALEEKGARVLWTDRQKDLMEKAEKEPPDLAIVDENLSDGPGGLEAVETLTRINPFLNCAAVTGLSEEDFHDASEGFGVLAGLPKNPGKEDALKLIEALEKILTMTGKSIQ; this is encoded by the coding sequence ATGATTCAGATACTTGTGGCGAGTTCAAGAAGAGACGATTTTTCGGGCTTTGAAAAGGCCCTGGAAGAAAAAGGCGCCCGGGTTTTATGGACGGACCGCCAAAAGGATTTGATGGAAAAGGCCGAAAAAGAGCCGCCGGACCTTGCCATTGTGGACGAGAATCTGTCCGATGGGCCCGGGGGCCTGGAGGCCGTCGAGACCCTGACCCGGATCAATCCTTTTTTAAACTGCGCGGCCGTCACCGGGCTGTCCGAAGAAGACTTTCACGACGCCTCCGAGGGTTTCGGGGTTTTGGCGGGTCTTCCGAAAAATCCAGGGAAAGAGGACGCCCTGAAGCTTATCGAGGCTCTTGAGAAAATTTTAACCATGACGGGGAAATCAATCCAATGA
- a CDS encoding conserved hypothetical protein (Evidence 4 : Unknown function but conserved in other organisms), whose product MKIALTVWGNRISPVFDAAGTLLLADIRNQKVSEKKYEMFNPEAPVRLVERLIELEVEILITGAISQRPASVIESGGVRLIPFICGRVSRALELCAGDSSLVLKMRMPGCRFLNSGFRGVEVKETDRERRLK is encoded by the coding sequence ATGAAAATCGCTCTCACGGTATGGGGAAACCGGATATCCCCGGTCTTTGACGCCGCCGGAACCCTGCTTCTGGCGGATATTCGGAATCAAAAGGTGAGTGAGAAAAAATACGAGATGTTTAATCCCGAGGCTCCTGTTCGTCTGGTGGAGAGGCTGATTGAGCTGGAGGTGGAGATTCTGATCACCGGGGCCATCAGCCAGAGGCCCGCGTCGGTGATTGAATCGGGCGGGGTCCGGCTGATTCCTTTCATCTGCGGCCGCGTGAGCCGCGCGCTGGAGCTGTGCGCCGGGGACTCTTCCCTGGTTCTTAAGATGCGAATGCCCGGATGCCGTTTTTTAAACAGCGGGTTTCGGGGTGTGGAAGTCAAAGAAACAGACAGGGAAAGGCGTTTAAAATGA
- a CDS encoding PAS modulated sigma54 specific transcriptional regulator, Fis family, which yields MKKLSENINEIILESISDGVFTVNHHWEITMFNRSAEEITGIPRGEALGKKCWDVFRSNMCESDCALKKTMREGRPFVSDSTYIVNSEKKRIPVTACASLLKDETGKVVGGVEIFRDHTLVEELRKELTTRFRMGDMVSKSPAMQRMFENLPRIAESESATLIEGETGVGKELAARAIHNLSLRKDNPFVPVNCGALPDSLLESELFGYKKGAFTHAVKDKPGIFQAAADGTIFLDEIGETSPAFQVRLLRALESREFRPLGAVEKVKADFRIIAATHRNLGEMIQSGEFRADLFYRINVVALDIPPLRERMEDIPMLIDHFVEKLNRIRGKHLAGVDEKALEMLMSHDFPGNIRELENIIEHGFALCREGRIGLRHLPAALSGAPPKTNGHEPSGDLVKAAEVKVIMDAMRKNRYNRAAAARDMGIHKSTLFRKIKRLGLDLPKAPPSSG from the coding sequence ATGAAAAAGCTATCTGAAAATATTAATGAAATTATACTGGAGAGCATTTCCGACGGCGTTTTCACGGTGAACCACCATTGGGAAATCACCATGTTCAACCGTTCGGCGGAGGAAATCACCGGCATTCCCCGGGGCGAGGCTTTGGGAAAGAAGTGCTGGGACGTGTTTCGCTCCAATATGTGCGAGAGCGACTGCGCCCTGAAAAAAACCATGAGAGAGGGCCGGCCCTTTGTCAGCGACTCCACCTATATCGTCAACAGCGAAAAAAAACGGATTCCGGTCACCGCCTGCGCCTCCCTTTTAAAGGATGAGACCGGGAAGGTCGTGGGCGGGGTGGAGATATTCCGGGACCACACCTTGGTGGAGGAACTGCGAAAAGAGCTGACCACGCGCTTTCGCATGGGGGACATGGTGAGCAAAAGCCCGGCCATGCAAAGGATGTTTGAGAACCTTCCCCGGATCGCGGAGAGCGAAAGCGCGACATTGATCGAAGGGGAGACCGGGGTGGGAAAGGAGCTGGCGGCCCGGGCCATTCACAATTTGAGCCTTCGCAAAGACAATCCCTTCGTGCCGGTCAACTGCGGGGCGCTTCCCGACTCTCTTCTGGAATCCGAGCTTTTCGGATATAAAAAAGGGGCCTTCACCCATGCCGTGAAAGACAAGCCCGGAATCTTTCAGGCCGCCGCCGATGGGACCATTTTCTTAGACGAGATCGGCGAGACCAGCCCGGCGTTCCAGGTCCGGCTTCTAAGGGCGCTGGAGAGCCGGGAGTTCAGACCCCTGGGGGCCGTGGAAAAGGTCAAAGCCGATTTTCGGATCATCGCCGCCACCCACCGAAACCTGGGGGAGATGATCCAATCCGGCGAGTTTCGGGCGGATTTGTTTTACCGGATCAACGTGGTGGCCCTGGATATCCCCCCCTTGAGGGAGCGCATGGAGGACATTCCCATGCTCATCGACCATTTTGTGGAAAAGCTCAACCGGATTCGGGGCAAACATCTGGCCGGGGTGGATGAAAAGGCCCTGGAGATGTTGATGTCCCATGATTTTCCGGGCAATATCCGGGAGCTTGAAAACATCATTGAGCACGGATTCGCCCTTTGCCGGGAGGGACGGATCGGCCTTCGGCATCTTCCGGCCGCCCTGTCCGGCGCCCCTCCAAAGACCAACGGACATGAGCCCTCCGGCGACCTGGTGAAAGCCGCTGAAGTCAAGGTGATCATGGACGCCATGAGAAAAAACCGATACAACCGGGCGGCGGCGGCCCGGGATATGGGCATCCATAAAAGCACCCTTTTCAGAAAAATCAAACGACTGGGCCTGGATCTGCCCAAGGCCCCCCCCTCTTCCGGATAA
- a CDS encoding Coproporphyrinogen III oxidase, with protein MSKKNVSFEQGPIRPPNEAGSLLIRLTRNCPWNMCLFCPVYKGKSFSLRPLDEIKQDISAAREIADDVRDLSKRMGSDGEITEAVLSAVLNDFEYGNAHRSMAFWLHNGDYSCFLQDADNLIMKTGDLVPALEFLKEQFPEISRITTYSRSRTVAKKSLESLKKIRKAGLDRVHIGLETGYDPLLKLMKKGVTGDGHVEAGRKLIEAGMELSEYVMPGLGGQGMWKEHAVETARVINRINPHFIRLRSLRIPGRIPLHEKVLSGEFVMQTDDMLAEEIKTFIQTLDGIESRVTSDHIMNLLEEVSGKLPEDKEKMLDVVEKYQALSDRDRLIYRVGRRGGAFRSIDDLHSHTEVYGKIEDLVSRTMEEGGPSGVEDLINGLADRYI; from the coding sequence ATGAGCAAAAAAAATGTGAGTTTTGAGCAAGGACCCATCCGGCCCCCCAATGAGGCGGGGAGCCTTTTGATTCGCCTGACCCGGAACTGCCCCTGGAACATGTGCCTGTTCTGCCCGGTGTACAAGGGAAAGTCCTTTTCCTTAAGGCCGCTGGATGAGATTAAACAGGACATCTCCGCGGCCCGGGAGATCGCCGATGATGTCCGGGATCTGTCCAAACGCATGGGATCTGACGGCGAGATCACCGAAGCGGTCTTAAGCGCGGTTTTAAACGATTTTGAATACGGGAACGCCCACCGCTCTATGGCGTTCTGGCTCCACAACGGTGACTATTCCTGTTTTCTCCAGGACGCCGACAACCTGATCATGAAAACCGGCGACCTGGTCCCGGCCCTGGAGTTTTTGAAGGAACAGTTTCCCGAGATCAGCCGGATCACCACCTATTCCCGGTCCCGGACCGTGGCCAAAAAATCCCTTGAGTCCCTTAAGAAAATCAGGAAGGCGGGCCTGGACCGGGTGCACATCGGCCTGGAGACGGGATACGACCCCCTTTTAAAGCTCATGAAAAAAGGGGTGACCGGCGACGGCCACGTGGAGGCGGGCCGAAAGCTCATCGAAGCCGGGATGGAGCTGTCCGAATATGTGATGCCCGGGCTCGGGGGCCAGGGAATGTGGAAAGAGCACGCCGTTGAGACCGCCCGCGTGATCAATCGGATCAATCCCCATTTCATCCGCTTGAGAAGCCTGCGGATTCCGGGAAGAATTCCTTTGCATGAAAAGGTCTTAAGCGGGGAGTTCGTCATGCAGACCGACGACATGCTGGCCGAGGAGATCAAGACGTTTATTCAGACCCTGGACGGGATTGAAAGCCGCGTGACCAGCGATCACATCATGAACCTTCTGGAAGAGGTGTCCGGAAAGCTTCCGGAAGACAAGGAAAAGATGCTGGATGTCGTGGAAAAATACCAGGCCCTTTCGGACCGGGACCGCCTGATTTACCGGGTGGGCAGAAGGGGCGGGGCCTTTCGCTCCATAGACGACCTTCACAGCCACACCGAGGTTTATGGGAAAATCGAAGACCTGGTTTCCAGAACGATGGAGGAGGGCGGCCCTTCGGGTGTGGAGGATTTAATCAACGGCCTGGCGGACCGGTATATCTGA
- a CDS encoding Rhomboid family intramembrane serine protease: protein MIPLRDTVPSAGHPMVTRVIIGLNAAVYLAQLAMGPGMDAFVYVFGLVPARHASPFAAHYFPEGAGLFSFLSFMFIHGGFWHIAGNMWFLHIFGDNVEDHLGPLRYLVFYLACGVGSGLAHIFFNPSSPIPVIGASGAIAGVMGAYLILHPRARILTLIPIIFIPYFIEIPAFFFLGVWFVIQFVQSISVQADAAGVAWQAHAGGFVIGMALLKLAGRLPSSGASDRIRAATRKKKTETFQVIRPAAHGDDPHLRGEIHISPFEALAGSKKIVNIPWGFHKRLFRVHAPAGITGDQTLRLKGMGKTMPDGQRGDMLLKVVIRTP, encoded by the coding sequence ATGATACCGCTCCGGGACACGGTTCCCTCCGCCGGCCATCCCATGGTCACCCGGGTCATCATCGGGCTCAACGCGGCCGTGTATCTGGCCCAGCTGGCCATGGGGCCGGGAATGGACGCCTTTGTCTATGTCTTCGGCCTGGTTCCGGCCCGGCATGCCTCGCCTTTCGCGGCCCATTATTTTCCGGAGGGCGCGGGGCTTTTTTCGTTTCTGTCCTTTATGTTTATCCACGGCGGGTTCTGGCACATCGCGGGAAACATGTGGTTTTTGCATATCTTCGGGGACAATGTGGAGGACCACCTGGGCCCCCTTCGCTACCTGGTTTTTTACCTGGCCTGCGGCGTGGGGTCGGGTCTGGCTCATATTTTTTTCAACCCGTCCTCCCCCATCCCGGTGATCGGGGCCAGCGGGGCCATCGCCGGGGTGATGGGGGCGTATTTGATTTTACACCCCCGGGCCCGGATACTGACCCTGATCCCCATTATTTTCATTCCCTATTTTATAGAAATTCCGGCGTTTTTCTTTTTGGGCGTCTGGTTCGTCATTCAGTTCGTCCAGTCCATCTCGGTCCAGGCCGACGCGGCCGGGGTGGCCTGGCAGGCCCACGCCGGCGGTTTTGTCATCGGGATGGCGCTTTTAAAGCTGGCCGGGCGTCTGCCCTCGTCCGGGGCGTCGGACAGGATCCGGGCCGCGACCCGGAAAAAAAAGACCGAGACCTTTCAGGTCATACGCCCGGCGGCCCATGGGGACGACCCCCATCTGCGGGGGGAGATTCACATCTCCCCGTTTGAGGCCCTGGCCGGATCGAAAAAAATCGTCAACATCCCCTGGGGATTTCACAAGCGGCTGTTCCGCGTGCATGCGCCGGCCGGAATCACCGGGGACCAGACCCTTCGCCTCAAGGGCATGGGAAAAACCATGCCCGACGGCCAAAGGGGCGACATGCTGCTGAAAGTCGTCATTCGGACGCCGTGA
- a CDS encoding EamA family transporter, with protein MSVSKRGYLYVIAAAFLWASSGSAAKFLFNQGMSPFELVQLRLTISSACLFVWLAARRPALLRIEKKDIFYFAVLGTVGMAAVQFFYLFAISRIHVAPAILLEYLAPVFIAIYMTVFAGERIDTLTLLAILGSFAGVLLVSGVWGSDVSAMKISGVIAGVCAGLAFAWYSIHGEYGMRRYPPWTVLFYALATAAVVWNVICFPLESFFQVRSPAQWGVVLYIGVLGTLTAFALYFKGVNLIRASRAGAAATLEPIVAGILSWMFLNEAPTPAQIAGGALVIGSVAALVLKKVHDDRTPEAIRSRGMER; from the coding sequence ATGTCGGTTTCAAAACGCGGGTATCTTTATGTGATCGCCGCGGCTTTTTTATGGGCGTCGTCGGGATCGGCGGCGAAATTTCTGTTCAACCAGGGGATGTCTCCCTTTGAGCTGGTTCAGCTCAGGCTCACCATCTCCTCGGCGTGCCTGTTCGTCTGGCTGGCCGCCCGGCGCCCGGCGCTTTTGCGTATTGAAAAAAAAGACATTTTTTATTTCGCGGTCCTGGGAACTGTGGGCATGGCCGCTGTTCAGTTTTTCTATCTGTTCGCCATCAGCAGAATTCATGTGGCCCCGGCCATTCTCCTGGAGTACCTGGCGCCGGTGTTCATCGCCATTTACATGACCGTTTTCGCCGGGGAGAGGATCGACACGTTGACCCTTCTGGCCATCCTGGGATCGTTCGCGGGGGTCCTTCTGGTGAGCGGGGTCTGGGGCTCGGATGTGTCGGCCATGAAAATCAGCGGCGTGATCGCCGGGGTGTGCGCGGGCCTGGCCTTTGCCTGGTATTCCATCCACGGCGAATACGGCATGCGGCGCTATCCCCCCTGGACGGTTCTGTTTTACGCCCTGGCGACGGCGGCGGTGGTGTGGAATGTGATCTGTTTTCCCCTGGAGTCTTTTTTCCAGGTCCGGTCCCCGGCCCAGTGGGGAGTCGTTTTGTATATCGGCGTTCTGGGGACTTTGACGGCCTTTGCGCTTTATTTTAAAGGCGTCAATCTCATCCGGGCCTCCCGGGCCGGCGCCGCGGCCACCCTGGAGCCCATTGTGGCCGGGATATTGTCCTGGATGTTTTTAAACGAGGCCCCGACCCCGGCCCAGATCGCCGGGGGCGCGCTGGTCATCGGGTCTGTGGCGGCCCTGGTTTTGAAAAAGGTCCATGACGACCGGACCCCGGAGGCCATCCGGTCCCGGGGCATGGAAAGGTAA
- the secE gene encoding Calcium dodecin, producing the protein MSESVYKIIELVGTSEKSWEEAAQNAVERAGKNLKNLRIAEINKLDMKVDDGKVAAYRARVALSFKYEG; encoded by the coding sequence ATGTCTGAAAGCGTTTACAAAATCATCGAGTTGGTGGGAACAAGTGAAAAATCATGGGAAGAGGCGGCGCAAAACGCTGTGGAAAGGGCCGGGAAAAACCTTAAAAACTTAAGGATCGCCGAAATCAACAAGCTGGACATGAAGGTGGATGACGGGAAAGTCGCGGCCTATCGGGCCAGGGTGGCGCTGTCCTTCAAGTACGAGGGATAG
- a CDS encoding hypothetical protein (Evidence 5 : Unknown function), translating to MKTDMSPPLTEDILAEDGFKDRFFALRTLWKEGSLEISTPAARGKKPGPAMIRSVIQPDADFMVYVSPDLLKDGKRARKIVKKHFARVSRQTGWIRILDRAVRLLNGLSLVLSAVLMALGGWMIAKGEAGVWAWVAALGGGALFFIRRIADFAVKAAAFLKKKKKRRAG from the coding sequence GTGAAAACCGATATGAGCCCCCCATTGACTGAGGACATCCTCGCTGAAGACGGCTTCAAAGACCGCTTTTTCGCGCTGCGGACGTTATGGAAGGAGGGGTCCCTGGAAATTTCAACCCCCGCCGCCCGGGGTAAAAAACCGGGGCCCGCGATGATCCGCTCCGTGATCCAGCCCGACGCCGATTTTATGGTGTATGTGTCCCCGGATCTCCTCAAAGACGGGAAACGGGCCCGAAAGATAGTAAAAAAACATTTCGCGCGGGTGTCCCGTCAGACCGGATGGATTCGGATATTGGACCGGGCCGTCAGGCTCCTGAATGGGCTCTCGCTTGTTTTAAGCGCCGTCCTGATGGCCCTGGGGGGCTGGATGATAGCCAAGGGGGAGGCGGGCGTCTGGGCGTGGGTCGCGGCCCTGGGCGGCGGCGCTCTTTTTTTCATCCGGCGGATCGCCGACTTTGCGGTGAAGGCGGCCGCGTTTTTGAAAAAGAAGAAAAAGAGACGGGCCGGATAA
- a CDS encoding conserved hypothetical protein (Evidence 4 : Unknown function but conserved in other organisms) yields MGFSESVKAIAQDLTSLEVNTIIKHDMTGRKMPKPRHALIDIAESYLIKLADMGFPVETGSVRPGSFDSFDQIREKAAEGILKFKKKASRKPLDDEQESDLVLLHRIKRMSDQIKGLMKSFEKRGVAVWNNDISRADIENQAPDLPLATEELVLIRKIWDMGLEHIAMQTVIQMDGDVITRIQARYADKDSKVIHSIHNQSVSVSLKFWGQLVRILKDILGLFFK; encoded by the coding sequence ATGGGATTTTCAGAGAGCGTCAAGGCCATCGCCCAGGATCTGACCTCCCTGGAGGTCAACACCATCATCAAGCATGACATGACCGGCCGCAAGATGCCCAAGCCGCGCCATGCCCTGATCGACATCGCCGAAAGCTACCTGATCAAGCTCGCCGACATGGGGTTTCCCGTGGAGACCGGGTCGGTCAGACCCGGGAGTTTCGACTCCTTTGACCAAATTCGGGAAAAGGCCGCCGAGGGCATCCTCAAGTTTAAGAAAAAGGCGTCCCGAAAGCCCCTGGACGACGAGCAGGAATCCGACCTGGTTCTGCTTCACCGGATCAAACGCATGTCGGACCAGATCAAAGGCCTGATGAAGTCTTTTGAGAAAAGGGGCGTGGCGGTGTGGAACAACGACATCTCCCGGGCGGACATTGAAAACCAGGCGCCTGATCTGCCCCTGGCCACCGAAGAGCTGGTTTTGATCCGCAAAATCTGGGACATGGGCCTGGAGCACATCGCCATGCAGACCGTCATCCAGATGGACGGGGATGTCATCACCCGGATCCAGGCCCGGTACGCCGACAAGGACAGCAAGGTCATTCACAGCATCCACAACCAGAGCGTGTCGGTCTCCCTGAAATTCTGGGGACAGCTTGTCCGGATTCTGAAGGACATTCTCGGCCTTTTTTTTAAATAG
- a CDS encoding conserved hypothetical protein (Evidence 4 : Unknown function but conserved in other organisms) yields MTIDLKQKIMDSIENLVTLEIITAVSHPDAGEKGAADPFDGSRKMTTRIDLLQGDIKTLYDEEFVTGKYQALRAFHTEKEKEGYQIVMQNIAALEKLLKLAMGESED; encoded by the coding sequence ATGACAATCGATCTTAAGCAAAAAATCATGGATTCCATTGAAAACCTGGTGACTCTGGAGATCATCACGGCGGTGTCCCACCCGGACGCCGGGGAAAAAGGGGCCGCGGACCCCTTTGACGGCTCCAGAAAAATGACGACCCGGATCGATCTGCTCCAGGGCGACATCAAGACCCTGTATGACGAGGAGTTTGTGACGGGCAAATACCAGGCGCTTCGGGCCTTTCACACGGAAAAGGAAAAAGAGGGCTACCAGATCGTGATGCAGAATATCGCGGCGCTGGAAAAACTCCTGAAACTGGCCATGGGCGAATCAGAGGACTAA
- a CDS encoding conserved exported hypothetical protein (Evidence 4 : Unknown function but conserved in other organisms), protein MKKAGLLCLPLLCLLLMCSFPAAAAENPTLDEARLKLNVFKMIQKVSEADQTPLKGLSPESIQVESLIPIQAGEIVLFAVKIRIPQASGRIPPELVFVTDAAGSLQFPDIRRLDSGQSLVSPAIRRLSGKKTPPAPKPVKIPPDMGTLFFKGTGAHEIVMVSDPFCRFCGKAYAYLMTRKAAIKTIRLAHFPLPMHPGAAEACWAIKHAEKKGMAAPVIDFAYSALKPSREEMEQGLEKTRLGVCEKIARKFPDLADGMDPRAFCDYLKKNHQAGVESERKALAGLGIQSVPQISINGETIRGFKPSEMDRLLK, encoded by the coding sequence ATGAAAAAAGCAGGTCTTCTTTGTTTGCCCCTTTTGTGTTTGCTTCTGATGTGTTCGTTTCCGGCCGCGGCCGCTGAAAACCCGACGCTGGACGAGGCGCGGCTCAAACTCAACGTGTTTAAAATGATTCAAAAGGTGTCGGAGGCGGACCAGACCCCCCTCAAGGGCCTTTCGCCCGAGTCCATCCAGGTGGAAAGCCTCATTCCCATCCAGGCGGGGGAGATCGTCCTGTTCGCGGTGAAAATCCGGATTCCCCAGGCAAGCGGCCGAATTCCGCCCGAGCTGGTTTTTGTGACGGACGCCGCCGGCTCCCTCCAGTTTCCCGACATTCGAAGACTGGATTCGGGCCAAAGCCTGGTCTCCCCGGCGATTCGCCGCCTGTCCGGGAAAAAGACGCCGCCCGCGCCCAAACCCGTGAAGATTCCGCCGGATATGGGAACGCTTTTTTTCAAAGGAACCGGGGCGCATGAGATCGTCATGGTGTCGGACCCGTTCTGCCGGTTTTGCGGAAAGGCCTACGCGTACCTGATGACCCGAAAGGCGGCCATCAAAACCATCCGCCTGGCCCATTTCCCCCTGCCCATGCATCCGGGCGCGGCCGAGGCCTGCTGGGCCATCAAACATGCGGAAAAGAAGGGAATGGCGGCCCCGGTCATTGATTTCGCCTATTCCGCATTAAAACCCTCCCGTGAAGAGATGGAACAGGGCCTTGAAAAAACCCGGCTGGGCGTGTGCGAAAAAATCGCCCGAAAATTCCCGGACCTGGCCGACGGCATGGACCCCCGGGCATTTTGCGACTATCTGAAAAAAAACCACCAGGCCGGGGTGGAGTCGGAGCGAAAGGCCCTGGCCGGGCTGGGGATCCAAAGCGTTCCCCAAATCTCCATCAACGGCGAGACCATCCGGGGATTCAAACCCTCTGAAATGGACAGGCTGCTGAAATGA
- a CDS encoding membrane hypothetical protein (Evidence 5 : Unknown function): MMEAPARFRLAALLLSMAGALYCLASKLGLADRVCFSEGCGVYTEFEVLGFSLYLWGAGAFFLLALLSAFKKDVWAWRLSLAFVIADCGLLTWLAFGPPCSGCMMAGLFFILVFCAQSLLRKALFPWASFAVPAVVAALWIFAFSPSVFSMARDGLMQPWPIYGGGPVKVFFSPTCPSCVEIINDIADMGESEAGFYPIAKNPADGRLIARMDALIRQGQNIQTALSGAGSPSDSTHGEAPDAAPPETPPKTLMDALKLKWRLLKNKARLFQMGFKTVPAVIGSRIVSPKQTAPRDLNDFFKHPGAHSGECDIFSNTPCR, encoded by the coding sequence ATGATGGAGGCCCCCGCGCGATTCAGACTGGCGGCGCTTCTGCTCTCCATGGCCGGGGCCCTTTACTGTCTGGCCTCTAAGCTGGGCCTGGCCGACCGGGTCTGTTTTTCAGAAGGATGCGGGGTTTACACGGAATTTGAGGTTTTGGGATTTTCCCTCTACCTGTGGGGGGCCGGGGCCTTTTTCCTCCTGGCCCTTTTGTCCGCCTTTAAAAAAGACGTCTGGGCCTGGCGGCTGTCCCTGGCCTTTGTGATCGCGGACTGCGGGCTTCTGACATGGCTGGCCTTCGGCCCCCCCTGCTCGGGATGCATGATGGCCGGGCTTTTTTTTATCCTGGTCTTTTGCGCCCAGTCGCTTTTGCGAAAGGCGCTTTTTCCCTGGGCCTCTTTCGCTGTTCCGGCCGTTGTCGCGGCGCTGTGGATATTCGCCTTTTCGCCCAGCGTGTTTTCCATGGCCCGGGACGGCCTGATGCAGCCCTGGCCCATCTACGGGGGCGGGCCGGTGAAGGTCTTTTTCTCCCCCACATGCCCGTCGTGCGTGGAAATCATAAATGACATCGCGGACATGGGGGAAAGCGAGGCCGGTTTTTATCCGATCGCCAAAAACCCGGCCGATGGGCGTCTCATCGCCCGGATGGACGCCCTGATCCGTCAGGGCCAAAACATCCAAACGGCCCTTTCGGGCGCCGGATCCCCATCCGACTCCACACACGGGGAGGCCCCGGACGCCGCGCCGCCCGAAACCCCGCCCAAAACCCTGATGGACGCGCTGAAACTGAAGTGGCGGCTTTTAAAAAACAAAGCGCGTCTTTTTCAAATGGGGTTTAAAACCGTGCCGGCCGTCATCGGGAGCCGAATCGTCTCCCCGAAACAGACAGCGCCCCGGGACCTGAACGATTTTTTCAAACACCCCGGCGCGCATTCCGGGGAATGCGACATTTTCTCAAACACCCCGTGCCGGTAA